One region of Peribacillus simplex genomic DNA includes:
- a CDS encoding flagellar hook protein FlgE translates to MLRSMYSGISGLKNLQTKLDVIGNNVANVNTYGFKKSRVTFSDAMNQTVSGASAATANRGGTNSKQIGLGSTIATIDTIHTQSSLQTTGRELDLGISGDGYFIVKQGDALSYTRAGNFYLDNNGTLVNSNGLKVQAYKIDEDGKQSKTIGDVAVNVNAILPAVTTTKITVGENLAADAIDGTVFSQQIKVVDAKGKEQTATIFFQKTADNKWEIFDEEPAALGDTSATKPKPFTSLNFDANGQIVEADKTQEGLNINISSGKENDPDTEADESVQKIKLDFDFSKLTQSKGATTALVNPNGNKEGKLESFNIGASGEINGVYSNGMITTLGQLAVAKFSNPSGLTKTGGNTFQESINSGTANINIAGEGRGLIASGSLEMSNVDLSEEFTEMIVAQRGFQSNSRIITTSDEILQELVNLKR, encoded by the coding sequence ATGCTTCGTTCAATGTATTCGGGAATAAGCGGGTTAAAAAACTTACAAACAAAATTGGATGTTATCGGTAATAACGTAGCCAATGTCAATACTTATGGTTTCAAAAAAAGCCGTGTAACATTCAGCGATGCCATGAATCAAACGGTATCTGGGGCAAGTGCAGCAACAGCCAATAGAGGTGGAACTAATTCTAAACAAATTGGGTTGGGTTCCACGATTGCTACAATCGATACCATCCATACACAGTCAAGCTTGCAAACGACCGGCCGTGAGCTTGACTTGGGAATTTCTGGTGATGGCTATTTCATCGTCAAGCAAGGCGATGCACTATCATACACTCGTGCTGGAAACTTTTATCTTGATAATAACGGTACACTTGTCAACTCGAATGGTTTGAAAGTGCAGGCTTACAAGATTGATGAAGATGGAAAACAATCAAAAACAATCGGTGATGTGGCTGTTAACGTCAATGCAATTTTACCTGCTGTAACAACAACTAAAATAACAGTAGGTGAAAATTTAGCTGCTGATGCAATTGACGGTACCGTATTTAGTCAGCAAATAAAAGTCGTGGATGCAAAGGGTAAAGAACAAACGGCAACTATCTTTTTCCAAAAAACAGCTGATAACAAATGGGAGATTTTTGATGAGGAACCTGCTGCTTTGGGGGATACTTCGGCTACTAAACCAAAACCGTTCACTTCTCTGAATTTCGATGCTAATGGTCAGATAGTGGAAGCTGATAAAACTCAGGAAGGCCTAAACATTAACATTTCAAGTGGCAAAGAGAATGACCCGGATACGGAAGCTGATGAAAGCGTTCAAAAAATCAAATTGGATTTTGATTTCTCGAAACTTACTCAATCTAAAGGTGCTACGACTGCTCTTGTCAATCCAAATGGTAATAAAGAAGGGAAACTGGAAAGCTTTAATATTGGTGCATCAGGGGAAATAAATGGCGTTTATTCCAACGGTATGATCACAACATTAGGCCAACTGGCCGTTGCCAAGTTTTCCAATCCATCAGGCTTGACGAAAACAGGTGGTAATACTTTTCAGGAATCAATCAACTCAGGTACTGCAAACATCAATATCGCAGGTGAGGGCCGGGGGTTGATTGCATCAGGTTCCTTGGAAATGTCCAATGTGGATTTATCGGAAGAGTTTACTGAAATGATCGTTGCGCAACGTGGTTTCCAGTCGAATTCCCGGATTATAACGACATCGGATGAAATTTTACAAGAATTAGTTAACTTAAAACGATAG
- a CDS encoding flagellar FlbD family protein, translating into MIKVTRLNGKCFHINALYIDTVESLPDTTITFTNGKKIVVLEKEEEMVEAIIQFYRTVNILGFRNDVEGKS; encoded by the coding sequence ATTATCAAAGTCACAAGGCTCAATGGAAAGTGCTTTCATATCAATGCATTGTACATAGATACAGTCGAGTCATTGCCAGATACGACCATTACTTTTACAAATGGTAAGAAAATCGTTGTGCTTGAGAAAGAAGAGGAGATGGTTGAAGCTATTATACAATTTTATCGTACCGTGAATATTCTCGGTTTTCGTAATGATGTGGAGGGAAAATCATGA
- the fliM gene encoding flagellar motor switch protein FliM — MSGEILSQNEIDALLSAISTGEMDADDLKKEEIEKRVKVYDFKRALRFSKDQIRSLTRIHENFARLLTTYFSAQLRTYVQISVASADQIPYEEFIRSIPKITILNVFEVPPLDGRIILEVNPNIAYSMMDRVLGGRGKSVNKVDTLTEIETKIMSNLFEKAFENLQEAWGTIVEIEPVMTEFEVNPQFLQLVSPNDTVVVISLNTQIGETSGMINICIPHVVLEPIIPKLSAYYWLENSQKEKIPEEIMILEKRIRNADLPIISELGSTDITIQDFLLLDVGDVIDLNKAIDEPLTIKIGGIPKFNGQPGKVGKKHAIQVLDILKGGDEDGK; from the coding sequence ATGTCCGGGGAAATATTATCGCAAAATGAAATCGATGCTTTATTATCGGCCATTTCCACAGGTGAAATGGATGCAGATGATTTAAAGAAAGAAGAAATAGAAAAAAGAGTGAAAGTGTACGACTTTAAAAGGGCACTTCGGTTTTCAAAGGATCAAATCCGAAGTTTGACCAGGATACATGAGAACTTTGCAAGGTTGCTGACCACATACTTTTCGGCTCAGCTTAGGACATATGTTCAAATATCCGTTGCTTCGGCAGATCAAATACCATACGAAGAGTTTATTAGATCGATCCCGAAAATTACCATCCTGAATGTGTTTGAGGTGCCGCCGTTGGATGGCCGTATCATTCTTGAGGTCAACCCGAATATAGCTTATTCCATGATGGATCGAGTTTTGGGCGGGCGGGGCAAAAGCGTGAATAAGGTAGATACTTTAACGGAAATAGAAACGAAAATCATGTCGAATTTATTCGAGAAGGCTTTTGAAAATTTACAGGAGGCCTGGGGAACGATTGTTGAAATCGAACCGGTGATGACAGAGTTTGAGGTGAATCCACAATTTCTTCAATTGGTTTCGCCCAACGATACGGTTGTTGTCATTTCCTTGAATACACAAATCGGCGAAACGAGTGGAATGATTAATATTTGTATTCCTCACGTCGTATTAGAACCAATCATACCAAAGTTATCTGCTTATTATTGGTTGGAAAATTCCCAAAAGGAAAAAATTCCAGAGGAAATCATGATTTTGGAAAAGCGTATTCGAAATGCAGACCTTCCCATTATTTCCGAACTTGGTTCTACGGATATCACCATCCAGGATTTTTTACTGCTAGATGTTGGTGATGTCATCGATTTAAATAAGGCAATCGATGAACCTTTGACCATTAAAATTGGAGGGATCCCAAAATTCAATGGGCAGCCAGGAAAAGTAGGAAAAAAACACGCCATCCAGGTTCTTGATATTTTGAAAGGGGGAGACGAAGATGGTAAGTGA
- the fliY gene encoding flagellar motor switch phosphatase FliY, with protein sequence MVSDQMLSQDEIDALLKGTSDIEDEMKSHMIDDYLSIMELDALGEIGNISFGSSATALSTLLNQKVDITTPTVTLIERGQIAEEFPHPYVAIQVQYTEGFSGINMLVIKQSDAAIIADLMLGGDGENPSDMLGEIQLSAVQEAMNQMMGSAATSMSTIFSKKVDISPPSIDLLNFLNGEGENAIPDEDLFAKISFRLRVGNLIDSSIMQLLPLEFAKGLVSELLNGTGDSEPTDMKMEKVLSDPVTNIPPREPAPFQDAGSNQSANESFGQGGYQTHSTNQIPNMPQHFGVSSVPTGQPVNVQPASFTSFQPFQLQEAETKNLSMLMDIPLQVTVELGRTKRSVKDILELSSGSIIELDKLAGEPVDILVNSRLIAKGEVVVIDENFGVRVTDIMSQSDRFNKIR encoded by the coding sequence ATGGTAAGTGATCAAATGCTTTCACAGGACGAAATAGATGCCCTTTTAAAAGGTACAAGTGATATAGAAGATGAGATGAAGTCTCATATGATTGACGATTATTTATCAATTATGGAACTCGACGCCCTCGGGGAAATTGGTAATATCTCTTTCGGAAGTTCGGCCACTGCCTTATCTACTTTGTTGAATCAGAAAGTGGATATCACCACCCCGACGGTTACCTTAATTGAAAGGGGACAGATTGCGGAAGAGTTTCCGCATCCGTATGTAGCGATTCAAGTGCAATATACCGAGGGTTTCTCAGGTATTAATATGCTGGTCATCAAGCAGAGCGATGCTGCAATCATTGCAGATTTGATGCTTGGCGGTGATGGGGAAAATCCTTCTGACATGCTGGGAGAAATTCAATTGAGTGCAGTCCAGGAAGCCATGAACCAAATGATGGGTTCTGCTGCTACATCGATGTCGACCATTTTCAGTAAAAAAGTGGATATTTCCCCTCCTAGCATAGATTTACTTAACTTTTTAAATGGTGAAGGGGAAAATGCGATACCGGACGAAGATTTATTTGCAAAAATCTCGTTCCGTCTCCGTGTCGGTAACTTAATTGATTCCAGTATTATGCAATTGTTGCCTTTAGAATTTGCTAAAGGGTTAGTCTCTGAATTATTGAATGGAACGGGCGATAGTGAACCGACCGATATGAAAATGGAAAAAGTACTAAGTGATCCAGTAACGAACATTCCACCTCGGGAGCCGGCCCCATTCCAAGACGCCGGGTCTAATCAATCGGCAAATGAATCTTTTGGGCAAGGCGGTTACCAAACCCACTCTACGAACCAAATACCGAATATGCCGCAACATTTTGGAGTTTCATCCGTACCTACAGGGCAGCCGGTAAATGTTCAGCCTGCTAGTTTCACTAGTTTTCAGCCCTTTCAGCTTCAAGAGGCTGAAACGAAAAATCTCAGCATGCTGATGGATATCCCTCTACAGGTAACTGTGGAGCTTGGGAGAACGAAGCGCTCTGTCAAGGATATTCTGGAGCTGTCCTCCGGATCTATCATCGAATTGGATAAATTAGCCGGCGAGCCAGTGGATATCCTGGTAAACAGTCGCTTGATAGCAAAAGGTGAGGTTGTGGTGATTGATGAAAACTTTGGCGTACGTGTTACGGATATCATGAGTCAAAGTGACCGATTTAATAAAATCAGATAA
- a CDS encoding response regulator: protein MANRILIVDDAAFMRMMIKDILSKNGFEIVGEAADGAQAVDKYKETLPDLVTMDITMPEMDGITALKEIKKVNPQAKVIMCSAMGQQAMVIDAIQAGAKDFIVKPFQADRVVEAINKALS from the coding sequence ATGGCTAATAGAATTTTAATTGTGGACGATGCAGCATTTATGAGAATGATGATAAAGGATATCCTTTCTAAAAATGGCTTTGAAATTGTAGGGGAAGCAGCAGATGGAGCCCAAGCAGTGGACAAATATAAAGAAACGCTTCCTGATCTTGTAACGATGGATATTACCATGCCTGAAATGGATGGAATTACTGCATTAAAGGAAATTAAAAAGGTAAATCCTCAAGCTAAGGTCATTATGTGTTCAGCGATGGGGCAACAAGCCATGGTCATTGATGCAATCCAGGCGGGCGCAAAAGACTTTATCGTGAAGCCATTCCAGGCAGACCGGGTAGTGGAAGCCATAAATAAAGCATTAAGTTAA
- a CDS encoding flagellar biosynthetic protein FliO has product MFFIKKWLQVSLMIAVFFSGAIQAYAEDLEKTVKDVYKKPDDLKVDKGESKDLQSTKQASNPDKVGITVWEFLRMIFATIFVVSLLYILLKFINKKSKSYQKANSVENLGGTSLGANRSVQLVKVGGRILVIGVGENIQLLKEIDNPEEYEQLLRDYNDKIDQMIQPGEFAMKLKNKWLNKRESEIASFPAEFKNQLDQMSDSRKKLLNELDRKGRGNE; this is encoded by the coding sequence TTGTTTTTTATTAAAAAATGGCTTCAGGTCTCACTGATGATTGCAGTATTCTTCTCTGGGGCCATACAGGCCTATGCGGAAGATCTTGAAAAAACAGTGAAGGATGTTTATAAAAAGCCTGATGATTTAAAAGTGGATAAGGGTGAATCAAAAGACTTGCAATCTACCAAACAGGCTTCGAATCCGGATAAAGTTGGGATAACCGTTTGGGAGTTTCTTAGGATGATATTTGCTACTATTTTTGTAGTGTCTCTTCTATATATCCTATTAAAGTTCATCAATAAAAAAAGTAAATCGTATCAAAAAGCAAATTCAGTTGAGAATTTAGGCGGCACGAGCCTTGGTGCAAATCGTTCTGTCCAGCTTGTTAAAGTCGGCGGGCGAATATTGGTGATTGGGGTTGGCGAAAATATTCAACTCTTGAAAGAAATAGATAATCCTGAGGAATATGAACAGCTTTTGAGAGATTACAACGATAAGATCGATCAAATGATCCAGCCTGGGGAATTTGCAATGAAGTTGAAAAATAAGTGGTTGAATAAAAGAGAATCCGAAATCGCCAGTTTCCCTGCAGAGTTCAAAAATCAACTCGATCAAATGTCTGATAGCAGGAAGAAACTGTTGAACGAGCTTGATAGGAAAGGAAGAGGCAATGAATGA
- the fliP gene encoding flagellar type III secretion system pore protein FliP (The bacterial flagellar biogenesis protein FliP forms a type III secretion system (T3SS)-type pore required for flagellar assembly.), translating to MNEFMEFFNNSDPANVSTSVKLVLLMTVLSLAPSILILMTCFTRIIIVLSFVRTSLATQQMPPNQVLVGLALFMTFFIMAPTFQEVNEKALTPLFNEEIDLEEAYVQASIPFKEFMSAHTRQKDLALFLEYAKMDKPETIQDIPLTAFVPAFAISEIKTDFQIGFMIFIPFLVIDMVVASVLMSMGMMMLPPVMISLPFKILLFILVDGWYLVVKSLLQSF from the coding sequence ATGAATGAGTTCATGGAGTTTTTTAATAACAGTGACCCCGCCAATGTCTCTACTTCCGTCAAGCTTGTTCTACTAATGACCGTTTTATCACTGGCCCCTAGCATATTGATTTTGATGACATGTTTTACAAGAATCATCATTGTCCTGAGCTTTGTGAGAACATCGCTAGCTACACAGCAGATGCCGCCGAATCAGGTGCTGGTCGGCCTGGCTCTTTTCATGACATTCTTCATAATGGCACCGACTTTTCAGGAGGTGAATGAAAAGGCATTAACCCCGTTATTTAATGAGGAAATAGATTTAGAAGAGGCATATGTACAGGCCTCGATACCGTTTAAGGAATTCATGAGTGCCCATACAAGGCAAAAGGATCTGGCGTTATTCTTGGAGTATGCCAAGATGGATAAACCGGAAACGATACAGGACATACCCTTGACTGCTTTTGTACCAGCTTTTGCAATTAGTGAAATCAAAACGGATTTTCAAATAGGTTTTATGATTTTCATTCCATTTTTGGTTATTGATATGGTTGTTGCAAGTGTCCTGATGTCGATGGGGATGATGATGTTGCCGCCAGTCATGATTTCCCTTCCATTTAAAATCCTCCTTTTCATTCTTGTTGACGGATGGTATTTAGTAGTGAAGTCATTATTACAGAGTTTTTAA
- the fliQ gene encoding flagellar biosynthesis protein FliQ — translation MSAEFVIDVAEKGIYTVLIIAGPLMVIALIVGLLVSIFQATTQIQEQTLAFVPKIVAVLLGLIILAPWMLSHLLSYANEIFGNLNRFVG, via the coding sequence GTGAGTGCAGAGTTTGTTATTGATGTAGCAGAAAAAGGAATTTATACAGTTTTGATTATCGCTGGTCCATTGATGGTAATTGCTCTTATTGTAGGGCTATTAGTAAGCATCTTTCAGGCGACTACACAGATTCAGGAACAAACCTTGGCATTCGTTCCAAAAATCGTGGCAGTCTTATTGGGACTCATAATATTGGCTCCATGGATGCTGAGCCATCTATTATCATACGCAAATGAAATATTCGGTAATCTGAATCGATTTGTAGGGTAG
- the fliR gene encoding flagellar biosynthetic protein FliR → MEEIFPHFPAFLLIVVRVTTFFVAMPIFSYRSIPVQHRVGLGIFLAWIMYYTIEAPVLDLDVTFYLLIIKEALVGLFIGFAAYMILSAVQIAGGLIDFQMGFSIANVIDPQTGAQSPLMGQYLYTIALLFLLSTNGHHLLLDGIFYSYQFIPIDQLFVPFGDHTLMEYLAKAFSKAFMIAFQMSIPVVGSIFLVDVTLGILARTVPQLNVFVVGIPVKIIAGLAVIVLVMGMMMTAVTQLFNFLLLMMRHLMQLMGGV, encoded by the coding sequence ATGGAGGAAATATTTCCGCACTTTCCCGCCTTTTTATTGATTGTAGTAAGGGTCACTACGTTTTTCGTGGCCATGCCGATTTTTTCTTACCGTTCTATACCGGTACAACATCGAGTGGGGCTAGGAATCTTCCTTGCCTGGATCATGTACTATACCATTGAAGCCCCGGTTCTGGACTTGGATGTCACATTTTATTTATTAATCATAAAGGAAGCGCTTGTTGGGCTTTTCATTGGGTTTGCAGCCTATATGATTTTATCGGCCGTTCAAATCGCTGGTGGATTGATTGATTTTCAAATGGGGTTTTCAATTGCCAATGTCATCGATCCCCAAACTGGGGCTCAAAGCCCGTTGATGGGACAATACCTTTATACAATCGCCTTATTATTCCTATTGAGTACTAACGGCCATCATTTGCTTTTGGATGGAATCTTTTATAGCTATCAGTTCATCCCGATTGACCAATTATTTGTGCCATTCGGAGATCATACACTAATGGAATATTTGGCGAAAGCATTCAGTAAAGCTTTCATGATTGCTTTTCAAATGTCCATACCAGTAGTGGGAAGTATTTTCTTAGTGGATGTCACGCTAGGAATCCTTGCTAGGACAGTCCCTCAATTAAATGTGTTCGTGGTCGGAATTCCAGTGAAAATCATAGCCGGGTTAGCGGTTATAGTACTGGTGATGGGGATGATGATGACGGCTGTCACCCAACTTTTCAATTTTTTGCTTTTGATGATGCGTCATCTAATGCAGTTGATGGGAGGCGTTTGA